The nucleotide window AGTACTAAGCTGATACTCAAgaataatattgaatttaatgtATATAGCATGACAAAATGAATGATTAATTAGTGAAATTATATCCCCAGTTGAATCATCTAGTTTAGTCACTATAGATTAATGAGCACGTGTAGACACACATCCACCACGCTAACAACGTTTCTCAGTATCAACCAAACACAAGACGTTAATTTACTCCACCCACTAGTTGCGCTTTCAAGTTGCGTGTATTTCGACTATTTTAGGAAGTACCTGCTTTTCGTATATATCATTTATAAGCAGCTTAAAAATTGTTAAAAGAAATAACTATATATTTGAGCTTTTTTCCTTTCCCTTTTGTATTCTTGTGCttttaaaaactgaaaaaaaaacaacccaACCTGCAGCATTTCCCTTTTCTTCTGTTATAATAAGAACATAAATGTAACGGTATTAGTAATTTACGAGCAAAATATTTTGCTTTATGTGAATTTTGGACGTTATCTACACGTTTACATCATTTAAATTTAGAACTTTCATAAACtacaagaaattaaataatgtatttatcttttttattttcctaaatCTAATATATGTGTAAAAGAATACTCACCCCGTTTCCATTTTAGTTGTTATGTGAAGTTTTTCGagagttaatttgactaattccCAAAACTCAATTCGACTACATACattcgatattttaaaataaaattttagatatttaaaaactacTATAGAAATTAAAGTACTAtaacttgcaatttttttaatttcaatatgatgaaaaaatacatctgaaattattagtcaaaattcataTCGTTTTGACTCAAATTATAACCACTAGAAAAGAACAGAGGAAGTATAAAAGTAGCTTCTTTTGTCACTTTCACTGTGAAAGTGCCCATGAGATACAAGTTCATTTTGGTTACCAAACTTTTTTGTAGAATTTATGGACGATATCTTGACAAGAACTGTTttctgaaaattgaaaattctaCATGTACGTAATTTTAAGGTTTTCATTTCATAACCAAATTATAAAAATCGAATAAACACAAGAGCACTTTATGATGCTCAATTCTAGCtaattactataaattataacatTAGAGTTTAAGTTATACATACATGATACATATAGTCTATTTAGTTTTATTGTGAAAAAAAAGTgagttaattataaaatatcatttttaccatatactctctccattaaaaaaaaatgacataatttctttttagtctatttaaaatagaataatcTCTTTgctttttagtaatattttaatttcatctttCCATGTGatatgtttaaggccacaagataaAATaccattttggtacatttgacataactttaatttaagaccacaaattGAAAAATCTTCTGTCaaactagattattttttttgaaacggaagaaatattaattaattaccttAAAAACTCTATTTTAATTCATGGAATACTAATAGCCATAATCACTGTTTAGGCCAAAAAGGTAATAGTAACAAGAACCAACATTGCATGAACCATGCAATTGAATAAAATGAAGTTATCCACGTGCCATTCTGGTTGacctttatatttttcttcaacatggaatTTATTTTACACGTCACTATAAaatgttgaaaaatgaaaaaataaataaatttccaCATACGTAAACGCAAcagtatatacaaatttatgTAGGGACATGAATCATgctatatatttttcatttcaagaaTATATAAGAATGATCTCATAATTGTTATACACACTTgctaaatagaaaaatattatatcaattctctctttatatactatatatagacTTCATTCCTTTTCAATATTCTTCCATCCTAAAGTTGTCTttttattataacaaaaaataaaagtgaaaaaatgtCTCAAacatcttcctcttcctctccTTCTCTTAAAGCTTCATCAAGTGTTACCAATGATTTTCAAGCAATTATAATGGCTCTAATATTAATTGTTACAGTTGGGTATTTTATACTTTTGATAGTAGCACCAACCAATATGTATAGACAAATATGGACACCCAAGATTAAAGCTCACACAACCAACTCCACATACTTTGGAGCTCAAggtatacttttttttttaagttccTCTATTACAAATTGTGGTAGGGTGAAGTCAGAAATTTCGTTAAGAATGttcaagatttaatatatatgtataaaaataatttttaacctATTTACTTCGTATAATTTTCTAGTTGCACCTTAGTCTATCTTGAGGTTATACCATATCATATAGTTACTTATGATGATTGTTAGTATATGGTGTTAAAGTATTGcacattctttaattttgttggATAAAGATagaaattatgaatttatgttaatattttttttttcaaaaacaggAAGGAATTTGTTGATGAACACATTTCCTCTCATATTTATTGCTGTCTTGGGATGTGTATACCTccatttatggaagaaatccaATAATAAAAACATCAACAGGTCTGTAAACCCNNccccccccccccccccccaattttttttttctacacaaagatataaatattcaaatctattaatatatatatattttttttgtattttgtgaTTAACAGAGTTGAGGAGAAACAAAAGTTGGCTATATGGAGGAGGCCAATAATCATAAAGGGGCTAGGAATTGTATCAAGAATAGAGCTTAGCTTTTTTGTGATGTTTATTGCACTCTTAGTTTGGACTTTTGCTTCTTACTTGCATATTATTTTTCCCACTATTACACCAAAATCCGTAGCCAAAAGTGGAGAAAAAGTGTAAGTATATTCAGGaacaaataatttgagacaactatttttaaaaatgacgaCAGATAATTTGACCGTTGACGGATTAATTGGTTATTGACAGATGGGAAGCCAAGTTGGAAGATTCAGGGCTGAGGTTGGGACTTGTTGGAAATATATGCTTAACATTTCTGTTTGTTCCAGTCACAAGAGGCTCATCTGTGTTACAAGTATTTGGTTTGACATCAGAAGCAAGTGTTAAATATCATATATGGCTTGGCCATATTGTAATGACTCTTTTCTCTGCTCATGGCATTTGTTACATTATCTATTGGGCTGCCACTCATCAATTGTCTGAGGTAATATATGAGAGTCTTGATGTAACTGGTAAAATTGTTGTCATGTAATTACATACCGAATTAGTAATTAATGTTTCTTGATTGAAATGAAACAGATGCTGAAATGGGGAAAAACTGATATATCAAATTTGGCTGGTGAATTGTCATTGCTTTCTGGATTGGTGTTGTGGATAGCAACATTTCCTAGAATTAGGAGAAAGATGTTTGAACTCTTCTTCTACACTCATCATTTCTACATTCTCTTTGTCGTCTTCTTCGTCTTCCATGTTGGTGTTTCTTATGCTTGCATCATGCTTCCCGGTTTCTTCCTCTTCATGATTGATCGATTCTTGAGATTCTTACAGTCCCGATCAAATGTTCGTTTAGTCTCTGCTCGTGTTCTACCATGTGAAACTCTTGAGCTGAATTTCTCCAAGACTAAAGGTACATTgaagaaatttcataaatattcaattttgtGACAAACAAGTCCGTCacaattttgatcaatttgTTTATGAATATTGTGCAGGTTTAAGTTACACACCGACTAGCATCATGTTTGTGAATGTACCTAGCATTTCAAAATTGCAATGGCATCCTTTTACAATCACTTCAAGTAGTAATTTGGAGCCAGAGAAGATCAGTGTTGCCATTAAGGGTGAAGGAAGTTGGTCCAAAAAGCTCTACCAGATGATCTCTTCCCCTAATTCTGTCGATCGTCTTAATGTCTCTGTTGAAGGACCTTATGGACCTCCTTCCACACATTTTCTAAGGTATGTATGCAATATACTATATGTATGAGTTATGACTAGTTCAAGTCGAATTTAATTCACAGTTCGCGTACTACTATATGTTACAATGATAAACTAAAgttctgttttttttaaaaaaaatattgctgTAGGCATGATTTATTGGTTATGGTAAGTGGAGGAAGTGGAATTACCCCTTTCATCTCCATAATTAGGGAGCTAATCCACACAAGTGAGTCACAAAAATGCAAGACACCAGAAATCCTACTCATCAGTGTGTTCAAGAACTCGGAAGATCTCACCATGTTGGACCTTCTCCTTCCTATATCCGGTGCCCCATCTGAAACTTGTAAATTGGGGTTACAAATTGAGGCTTTTGTAACAAGAGAAAAGCAACCTGTGTCGACAGAAGACAAGAAGAACTTGAGGACCATATGGTTCAAGCCCAACCCATCTGATGAGCCTATCACTCCAATTCTTGGACAAAACAATTGGCTCTGGCTTGGTGCTATCATATCAtgttccttcatcattttcttgatttcccTGGGAATCTTGAATAGATATTACATATATCCAATCGACAAAAATACTAATGATATATTTTCTTATCCAATAAAGGCTGTGCTGAATATGCTAATCATTTGCATATCTATAGTCATCACAAGTAGTGCTGCATTTGTTTGGAACAAGAGACAGAGTGGCACTGATGCAAAGCAGATTCAGAACATGGAAGGTGAAACTCCTATGGCT belongs to Solanum stenotomum isolate F172 chromosome 1, ASM1918654v1, whole genome shotgun sequence and includes:
- the LOC125844721 gene encoding ferric reduction oxidase 2-like; its protein translation is MSQTSSSSSPSLKASSSVTNDFQAIIMALILIVTVGYFILLIVAPTNMYRQIWTPKIKAHTTNSTYFGAQGRNLLMNTFPLIFIAVLGCVYLHLWKKSNNKNINRVEEKQKLAIWRRPIIIKGLGIVSRIELSFFVMFIALLVWTFASYLHIIFPTITPKSVAKSGEKVWEAKLEDSGLRLGLVGNICLTFLFVPVTRGSSVLQVFGLTSEASVKYHIWLGHIVMTLFSAHGICYIIYWAATHQLSEMLKWGKTDISNLAGELSLLSGLVLWIATFPRIRRKMFELFFYTHHFYILFVVFFVFHVGVSYACIMLPGFFLFMIDRFLRFLQSRSNVRLVSARVLPCETLELNFSKTKGLSYTPTSIMFVNVPSISKLQWHPFTITSSSNLEPEKISVAIKGEGSWSKKLYQMISSPNSVDRLNVSVEGPYGPPSTHFLRHDLLVMVSGGSGITPFISIIRELIHTSESQKCKTPEILLISVFKNSEDLTMLDLLLPISGAPSETCKLGLQIEAFVTREKQPVSTEDKKNLRTIWFKPNPSDEPITPILGQNNWLWLGAIISCSFIIFLISLGILNRYYIYPIDKNTNDIFSYPIKAVLNMLIICISIVITSSAAFVWNKRQSGTDAKQIQNMEGETPMASPNSWFYNADREMESLPQQSLFQSTNLHFGERPDLKRLLFERKESSVGVLVCGPKKMRHEVANICSSGLASNLHFESISFSW